One genomic window of Candidatus Minimicrobia sp. QA0096 includes the following:
- the topA gene encoding type I DNA topoisomerase, which translates to MKNLVIVESPAKAKTIEKYLGKDFHVLSSVGHIRSIVKKTKDGTPPIDVANDFFAIYEVDPEKKKVITELKKNVKAVGKENVWLATDEDREGEAIAWHLCKVLDLPIETTKRIVFHEITKDAITNAIKNPRTVDMNLVQAQQARQILDRLVGFELSPVVWQKVPGGKSAGRVQSPAVRLLVEREREIMKFEGNSQFKVTAIFIHDNQEFKAELNQKFDTEEAANEFLNSLKPAEFIVSDISKTPGTRNPAAPFTTSTLQQEANAKLGFSSKATMASAQKLYQDGKITYMRTDSVNLSGQAIAAATDFIKRLYGPDYSTVRKFKTKSASAQEAHEAIRPTDITLETASNNSYDQKLYDLIRRRTLASQMSPAKLEKTTITIDIKGEKLPKSKKPAQFEAKGEVITFDGFLRVYGGNKDELLPKLQSGDEVNSHDITARQTFTRPPARYTEGSLVKKLEELGIGRPSTYATIIDTVQTRGYVEKGDSEGQPRDVIVLNYNGEEVGRSIVQEKTGSTRGKLIPTPSGELIADFLTDHFTQIVDYDFTANVETEFDKIAGANLEKSTMLHGFYTPFHKLIEQSGGIDRSKVGANREVGIDPKTNKPIIARFGRFGPMLQLGETDGDEKPRFAPLPKDAKIETVTLEQALEMFKLPRIVGQTEEGQDIKANIGRFGPYIQVGKLFVSIKPEDPHSITLEKARELYAAKLEAEAAKNIAEFPDGIKVLNGRFGPYITNGAKNVKIPKDTDPKTITHEKALELLNATTAKPTRKRVVKKAAKTSAKKK; encoded by the coding sequence ATGAAAAATCTCGTTATTGTCGAGTCACCAGCCAAAGCTAAAACCATCGAGAAATACCTCGGCAAGGATTTTCACGTCCTGTCCAGTGTGGGGCATATTCGCTCGATTGTTAAAAAGACGAAGGATGGAACGCCGCCGATTGACGTGGCTAACGATTTTTTCGCAATTTATGAAGTTGATCCTGAGAAAAAGAAAGTTATCACCGAACTAAAGAAAAATGTCAAGGCAGTTGGCAAGGAAAATGTTTGGCTTGCAACCGATGAAGACCGCGAAGGAGAGGCCATTGCTTGGCATTTATGTAAGGTGCTGGATCTTCCAATTGAAACAACCAAGCGAATCGTCTTCCACGAGATCACCAAAGACGCCATAACTAATGCAATTAAGAATCCGCGAACCGTGGATATGAATTTGGTTCAGGCGCAACAAGCCAGGCAAATCCTTGACCGACTGGTTGGTTTTGAGCTCAGCCCAGTCGTCTGGCAGAAAGTGCCGGGCGGCAAGTCGGCTGGCCGCGTTCAGAGCCCAGCAGTGCGATTACTAGTCGAGCGCGAACGAGAAATTATGAAGTTTGAGGGCAATTCTCAGTTCAAAGTTACTGCCATTTTTATTCACGACAATCAAGAATTCAAGGCCGAGCTTAATCAAAAATTCGATACAGAAGAAGCGGCGAACGAGTTCTTAAATAGTCTGAAACCCGCCGAATTTATTGTTAGCGATATCTCAAAAACTCCTGGGACCAGAAATCCAGCGGCACCATTTACCACGTCAACCCTGCAACAGGAAGCCAACGCTAAACTTGGCTTCAGCTCCAAAGCAACTATGGCCTCGGCGCAAAAATTATACCAAGACGGAAAAATCACCTATATGCGTACAGACTCTGTAAATTTGAGCGGTCAAGCCATCGCGGCGGCTACTGATTTTATCAAGCGTCTTTACGGTCCAGATTATTCAACGGTTCGCAAGTTTAAGACCAAATCCGCGTCCGCCCAAGAGGCTCACGAAGCCATTCGCCCGACGGACATCACTCTGGAAACCGCGTCTAATAATAGCTATGACCAGAAATTATACGACCTGATTCGACGTCGCACTTTAGCGTCGCAAATGTCGCCAGCGAAGCTAGAAAAGACAACTATCACAATTGACATCAAGGGTGAAAAATTACCAAAAAGCAAAAAGCCAGCTCAGTTTGAGGCGAAGGGCGAAGTTATTACGTTTGACGGATTTTTACGCGTTTACGGCGGCAATAAAGATGAGCTTCTACCGAAGTTACAGTCTGGCGATGAAGTCAATTCTCACGACATTACGGCTCGTCAAACATTTACACGACCGCCAGCTCGCTACACTGAAGGTTCGCTAGTCAAGAAACTGGAGGAGCTTGGAATCGGACGCCCATCCACATACGCCACAATTATCGACACCGTGCAGACTCGCGGCTACGTTGAAAAGGGCGACAGCGAAGGTCAACCGCGTGATGTGATTGTCCTGAACTATAACGGCGAGGAAGTTGGCCGAAGTATTGTCCAGGAAAAAACTGGCTCGACACGCGGCAAGCTTATTCCAACGCCAAGCGGCGAACTGATTGCCGATTTCCTGACGGATCATTTTACGCAAATTGTTGATTACGATTTTACCGCCAACGTTGAGACGGAATTTGACAAAATTGCCGGTGCTAATCTGGAAAAAAGCACAATGTTGCACGGATTTTACACACCTTTCCATAAATTAATCGAGCAATCTGGCGGGATCGACCGAAGTAAGGTCGGCGCTAATCGCGAAGTAGGAATTGACCCGAAGACGAATAAACCGATTATCGCAAGATTCGGTCGTTTCGGCCCAATGCTGCAACTTGGCGAAACTGACGGCGACGAAAAGCCACGTTTTGCACCGCTGCCAAAGGACGCGAAGATTGAAACGGTAACCTTAGAGCAAGCACTGGAAATGTTCAAGTTGCCACGCATCGTCGGACAAACAGAGGAAGGGCAAGATATTAAGGCGAATATTGGACGATTCGGTCCGTATATTCAAGTCGGCAAATTGTTCGTTTCCATTAAGCCAGAAGATCCTCACAGCATTACTTTAGAAAAGGCACGCGAACTTTACGCCGCCAAATTAGAAGCCGAAGCTGCTAAGAATATTGCCGAATTTCCAGATGGAATTAAGGTTCTTAATGGTCGATTCGGTCCGTATATCACCAACGGCGCTAAAAATGTCAAAATCCCTAAAGACACGGATCCGAAAACTATTACTCACGAAAAAGCTCTGGAGCTATTAAACGCCACAACAGCGAAGCCAACTCGCAAACGCGTAGTTAAAAAAGCCGCCAAAACATCCGCTAAAAAGAAATAG
- a CDS encoding CDP-alcohol phosphatidyltransferase family protein: protein MKKAREASPVAHKIAKDIFTVPNLISVTGAALVMHGSKKIDTAEGLAECAVGRLADVLDGKVARMTGQTSNTGAALDATTDKIVMAKILYEIHKKGLAPKKVLGTVALLNSINALATGIANLRSDEKAETRPTKSGKLAMAGETATLISYIGAHIAEQNKKPNLAKTLRKLGAVASATSLPLAAHATYTYVKRAVNGNTEKPKEPRQIIDVNRSLGSMAMLSRLSGRS, encoded by the coding sequence ATGAAAAAAGCCCGAGAAGCATCTCCTGTCGCCCATAAAATTGCTAAGGACATCTTTACTGTCCCTAATTTGATAAGCGTGACTGGCGCCGCTTTGGTGATGCACGGATCTAAAAAAATTGATACGGCTGAAGGACTGGCGGAATGCGCGGTCGGGCGATTAGCTGACGTCTTGGACGGCAAAGTAGCACGTATGACAGGACAGACCAGCAACACTGGCGCGGCATTAGACGCCACAACAGACAAAATAGTTATGGCAAAAATCCTCTATGAAATACATAAAAAGGGGCTGGCTCCGAAGAAAGTTCTTGGCACTGTTGCTCTACTAAACTCGATAAACGCTCTAGCTACGGGAATCGCTAATTTGCGTAGCGATGAGAAGGCTGAAACTCGACCAACTAAATCAGGAAAACTAGCCATGGCAGGAGAAACAGCCACTTTGATATCATATATTGGTGCTCATATTGCCGAACAAAACAAAAAACCAAATCTCGCCAAGACTCTACGCAAGCTAGGGGCTGTAGCATCTGCTACCTCTCTTCCACTCGCTGCACACGCAACATACACTTACGTAAAGAGAGCGGTCAACGGCAATACAGAAAAACCAAAAGAGCCGCGCCAAATAATAGATGTTAATCGCAGCCTTGGCTCAATGGCAATGCTCAGTCGCCTCAGTGGTCGCTCATAA
- the dprA gene encoding DNA-processing protein DprA, with protein MEINRITPDEHIFSQRLAHIANPPKSLCYMGKLPETNAPVVSIVGSRKPSAYGKEVTERLATDLAKAGCVIVSGLALGVDCIAQKAAIEAGGTVVAVVPNELPDISPRTNYQLAMSIIERGGAVVSEWMKGDNKIVNRWSFLERNRLVSGLADGIIITEAAERSGTLNTASHALNQGRDLFVVPGNITSPLSAGCNTLLKQGAYLVTDADDVLSIIAPEKLQKDNGQELAASATIEEGIIIKLISEGLRDGDEIQQKSGLSASDFATALTMLEINGVIKPLGANNWTLR; from the coding sequence ATGGAAATCAATAGAATTACACCAGATGAGCATATTTTCTCCCAGAGATTAGCGCATATTGCCAATCCACCAAAAAGCTTATGTTATATGGGAAAATTGCCAGAAACAAATGCGCCAGTCGTATCAATCGTCGGGTCCCGTAAGCCGTCTGCCTACGGAAAAGAAGTGACCGAGCGATTAGCAACAGATCTGGCAAAAGCCGGATGTGTAATCGTGAGTGGGCTGGCGTTAGGCGTGGATTGTATTGCCCAAAAAGCTGCGATTGAAGCTGGCGGAACAGTCGTGGCGGTCGTCCCAAATGAACTTCCGGATATTTCGCCGCGGACTAATTATCAACTAGCCATGAGCATCATAGAGCGGGGCGGTGCGGTCGTTTCAGAATGGATGAAGGGCGATAATAAAATAGTCAATCGTTGGAGTTTTCTGGAGCGCAATCGTTTGGTTAGTGGGCTGGCTGACGGAATTATTATCACCGAAGCCGCCGAGCGAAGCGGCACATTAAACACAGCCTCGCACGCACTGAACCAGGGAAGAGATTTGTTTGTAGTTCCCGGAAACATAACCAGCCCGTTGTCGGCGGGTTGTAATACTTTATTAAAACAAGGGGCGTATTTGGTGACAGACGCCGACGATGTTTTATCAATCATCGCGCCAGAAAAATTACAAAAAGACAACGGTCAAGAATTAGCAGCCAGCGCAACAATTGAAGAAGGCATCATCATAAAACTCATCTCAGAAGGGCTGCGCGACGGCGACGAAATCCAACAAAAATCAGGATTATCCGCGTCAGACTTCGCCACGGCGCTCACAATGCTAGAAATCAACGGTGTTATCAAGCCTCTCGGGGCGAACAACTGGACGTTACGATAA
- a CDS encoding Fur family transcriptional regulator: MLNEIFERHNLRLTKPRQQVFDILRNSDVPLTVGDIAKNCKNINRASIYRTLLMFDNLNIVNTITIGWKNYYELAEPFIPHHHHLYCINCQNAEPIQSQELEKLIDLIGKKHNFIVAKHHFELEGVCGKCRHIIENK; the protein is encoded by the coding sequence ATGCTAAATGAAATATTCGAACGCCACAATCTTCGCCTGACAAAACCTCGCCAGCAAGTATTCGATATCCTGCGAAATTCAGATGTTCCTCTTACGGTCGGCGATATTGCGAAAAACTGCAAAAACATTAACCGTGCCAGCATTTACCGCACGCTACTAATGTTCGATAATCTGAACATTGTAAACACCATAACTATTGGCTGGAAGAACTATTACGAGTTAGCGGAACCTTTTATACCGCATCATCACCATCTCTACTGCATCAATTGTCAAAATGCCGAACCCATACAATCGCAAGAACTCGAAAAACTCATAGATCTCATTGGTAAAAAACATAATTTCATAGTCGCAAAACACCACTTTGAGCTGGAAGGTGTTTGCGGAAAGTGCCGACATATTATAGAAAATAAATAA
- a CDS encoding TIGR03943 family putative permease subunit yields the protein MYANLARSIGGIVVCAYILLLAWRDQLGFYVHPRYHAFAVIISVIGVILLFIDIMLQLKNKPAKDKSRIGLKKIAPISYFAIIILSVGYILPPKPLSPSSLAQKESPAIIEPESRCETPQPKEGSSTISINLWKTAINSCKEAAYFNGKDITITGFVSNDLLKNYGYNYFNIARYVISCCTVDSVPMKILVEKNFSTDYPDGTWLIVKGKLSQKIVNSQAEYVITDAHITKINQPKYPYELLGL from the coding sequence ATGTACGCTAATCTTGCAAGATCAATTGGCGGAATTGTCGTTTGCGCATATATTTTGCTATTAGCTTGGCGCGATCAACTCGGATTTTACGTACATCCGCGCTATCACGCATTCGCGGTCATAATTAGTGTAATCGGCGTTATACTTTTGTTTATTGATATAATGTTGCAATTGAAAAATAAACCCGCAAAAGATAAATCTAGAATTGGCTTGAAAAAAATTGCCCCGATATCTTATTTTGCAATAATTATATTATCAGTCGGATATATATTGCCACCAAAACCACTCTCCCCAAGCAGCCTCGCGCAAAAAGAAAGTCCTGCGATTATTGAGCCCGAAAGTCGTTGCGAAACACCTCAACCAAAAGAAGGCTCTTCTACAATCTCAATAAATCTCTGGAAAACCGCCATAAATTCTTGCAAAGAGGCCGCTTATTTTAACGGCAAAGATATCACCATTACCGGCTTCGTTTCAAATGATCTGTTAAAAAACTACGGCTATAATTACTTCAATATTGCCAGATATGTTATAAGTTGCTGCACTGTTGACAGCGTGCCTATGAAAATCCTGGTCGAGAAAAACTTTTCGACAGACTACCCAGATGGAACATGGTTAATCGTCAAGGGTAAATTGTCGCAGAAAATCGTTAATAGTCAAGCTGAATACGTCATAACCGACGCACACATCACAAAAATCAACCAACCTAAATATCCTTATGAATTACTCGGGCTGTAA
- a CDS encoding permease: protein MTQKSPDGRIKKFLSANSELIGWVFFGVLIISIYQFSSRFGVMLLNGEFAEWCNKLLPSLQDFITLTLSVIVEAVPFLILGIIISALIRYFLSSKDVFKILPKNAFLRRIALSMIGLFLPVCECGNVPIARSLIANGLKPADVISFLFAAPIINPITIISTMTAFSFDARMVWWRIIFALIIVQITAFIVSFFKEDSIINSEFEKLCHSHNHDSKLPNLFSSSRNEFWQLFTMLTLGASIAAATQIFVPRFIINAVGSDIFLSVISMITLSFVISICSSIDAFFALAYVRNFTTGSILSFLLFGPMIDIKMITLLKTTFRWKFIATITLIVFVLSLIVGLGVNLYVR from the coding sequence ATGACACAAAAATCGCCAGATGGTCGCATAAAAAAGTTTTTATCAGCCAACAGCGAATTGATCGGTTGGGTGTTTTTTGGCGTCCTTATAATTTCTATTTATCAATTCAGCTCACGATTCGGCGTCATGTTATTAAACGGAGAATTTGCAGAATGGTGCAATAAATTACTTCCGTCATTACAAGATTTCATCACGCTGACGCTAAGCGTAATTGTCGAGGCGGTCCCATTCTTAATTTTAGGAATTATCATATCCGCGCTTATCAGATACTTTTTATCATCAAAAGACGTTTTCAAAATATTGCCAAAAAACGCCTTTCTTCGACGAATTGCGCTCTCTATGATCGGACTATTTTTGCCCGTATGCGAATGTGGCAACGTACCAATCGCGCGCAGCTTAATAGCAAACGGATTAAAACCTGCCGACGTTATTAGCTTTCTTTTCGCCGCGCCAATCATAAACCCGATAACCATAATTTCAACCATGACCGCCTTCAGTTTTGACGCCCGAATGGTTTGGTGGCGAATTATTTTTGCGTTAATTATCGTACAAATAACCGCTTTTATCGTCAGCTTTTTTAAGGAAGATTCCATTATTAATTCAGAATTTGAAAAACTTTGCCACTCTCATAATCACGACTCAAAATTACCAAACCTATTCAGCTCATCACGTAATGAATTCTGGCAATTATTTACTATGCTAACCTTAGGTGCTAGCATCGCAGCCGCTACACAAATCTTCGTTCCACGATTCATCATAAACGCTGTCGGTAGCGATATTTTCTTATCAGTCATATCTATGATCACGCTAAGTTTCGTCATTTCGATATGCTCCAGCATCGACGCATTCTTTGCACTAGCTTACGTGCGAAATTTCACAACAGGCTCAATTTTATCTTTCTTGCTGTTCGGACCTATGATAGATATTAAAATGATCACACTATTAAAAACAACTTTTCGCTGGAAATTTATTGCAACAATTACCTTAATTGTATTCGTCTTATCGCTAATTGTCGGACTGGGGGTTAATTTATATGTACGCTAA
- a CDS encoding DUF475 domain-containing protein yields the protein MKHLLHSHHPFRIFWFSVLLTLGLGSLIFSHMGVSGLWLFTILVVLEVTFSFDNAVINSKVLAGMSQVWQKVFLTVGIFVAVFVVRFILPIAIVMIASGHGFMDVVNLALHKPVEYGNILHEASPMIDAFGGAFLIMIGLSYFIDYNKRVHWMRHVEPILAKAGRFENFKVCIMLSVAAVLYFTVEAPHKSLVLISAVLGIVLHIGLELFGSFFHEDDAKSVKIKTGWAAFASLLYLEVLDASFSFDGVIGAFAITNSVLLIVAGLGAGAIWVRSLTVYLLRTGALSKYKYLENGAHWAIMALGVMMIAKLFHLELPEWATGGLGLLFVSLAVGSSILEARSINLQEAAAEKLHQAEEQLKNSASKIVPRKRR from the coding sequence ATGAAACATCTTTTACATTCACATCATCCGTTTCGGATTTTCTGGTTTTCGGTCCTATTGACCTTAGGTTTGGGCAGTTTGATTTTTAGCCATATGGGCGTTAGCGGTCTTTGGCTATTTACTATTTTGGTGGTTTTGGAAGTTACGTTTAGCTTCGATAACGCAGTGATAAATAGCAAGGTTTTGGCGGGAATGAGCCAAGTCTGGCAGAAAGTCTTCTTGACGGTTGGTATATTTGTGGCGGTGTTTGTCGTTCGATTTATATTGCCAATTGCTATTGTGATGATTGCGAGCGGTCACGGATTTATGGATGTTGTCAATCTAGCGCTTCATAAACCTGTTGAGTACGGCAACATCCTGCATGAGGCATCGCCAATGATTGACGCGTTCGGTGGTGCGTTTTTGATTATGATTGGGCTTAGCTATTTTATCGATTACAACAAGCGTGTTCACTGGATGCGACATGTTGAGCCGATTTTGGCGAAGGCTGGGCGATTTGAGAATTTTAAGGTGTGCATAATGCTTAGCGTGGCGGCTGTTTTGTATTTTACGGTCGAGGCGCCGCATAAATCTTTGGTGCTGATTTCAGCGGTTCTTGGAATTGTGCTGCATATCGGATTGGAACTATTTGGGTCATTTTTCCATGAAGATGACGCGAAATCTGTTAAGATTAAAACTGGTTGGGCGGCGTTCGCTAGCTTGTTATATTTGGAAGTTCTGGATGCCAGCTTTAGCTTTGACGGCGTGATTGGTGCGTTCGCCATTACTAACAGCGTGCTACTAATCGTGGCTGGACTGGGCGCTGGAGCGATTTGGGTTCGATCGCTAACCGTATATTTGCTAAGAACAGGTGCGCTTAGCAAATATAAATATCTGGAAAATGGCGCTCACTGGGCGATTATGGCGCTCGGCGTGATGATGATTGCCAAATTATTCCACTTGGAATTGCCGGAATGGGCGACGGGTGGCTTGGGCTTATTGTTCGTGAGTTTGGCGGTCGGCAGCAGTATATTGGAAGCCCGATCGATCAATCTACAAGAAGCTGCGGCCGAAAAATTACATCAAGCCGAAGAGCAATTGAAGAACAGCGCTTCAAAAATTGTGCCGCGAAAACGAAGATAA
- the pth gene encoding aminoacyl-tRNA hydrolase has protein sequence MKVILALGNPGEKYTNTRHNAGFLIIDKFASENNAVFCNKPKFSADIAETNISGEKVLLIKPTTFYNEVGISARAILDFYKLTLDDLLIIHDDTALDFGKIRTRKGGRDAGSNGLKSLHAHVGSDFWHIRIGTDNLLRRQVGDVDFVLGKFNSDEQKILQSWILPESINLIEKFINGTIEPFSIKY, from the coding sequence ATGAAAGTCATCTTAGCATTGGGGAATCCAGGCGAAAAATACACAAACACGAGGCATAATGCTGGGTTTTTAATTATTGATAAATTTGCCTCAGAGAATAATGCAGTTTTTTGCAATAAGCCAAAATTTTCCGCAGATATCGCCGAAACAAATATTTCTGGAGAAAAAGTTTTACTAATTAAGCCAACTACTTTTTACAACGAGGTTGGAATTTCCGCTCGAGCAATCTTAGATTTTTACAAATTGACATTGGACGATTTACTAATTATTCACGACGACACGGCGCTAGATTTTGGTAAAATTCGAACCCGCAAAGGTGGACGAGACGCTGGTAGCAATGGCTTAAAGTCGCTCCACGCTCACGTCGGATCAGACTTTTGGCATATTCGTATTGGTACAGACAATTTACTCAGACGTCAAGTCGGTGACGTAGATTTTGTCCTAGGCAAATTCAATTCAGACGAGCAAAAGATTCTCCAAAGTTGGATATTGCCCGAATCAATTAATTTGATCGAGAAATTTATTAACGGAACTATCGAGCCGTTCAGTATAAAATATTAG
- a CDS encoding GTP-binding protein, whose protein sequence is MAKRDDDLEFSINAPFDDGRAVIDKVPLYLVNGSLGAGKTSALEFLLQQSDYKGSRVIENEYANENVDGYRLEKLADIVTTLAGDCVCCSSKHALTRMLLDFCRNSPAPVFIEATGVARTMNLVEKLINAQIFNKYELAQSFYVIDAHEILRGIEPAHEIELQAADMILVTKEDLLGDDERLQYESKLNSLPYGKILSAPRGKFDINKMTTPSGLLTFFDKYDGELAVPDNPTYAVLDVSGMKIAAATLEKIWPELFDAYKLRRMKGCFIDDNGARHHLEATENQIQIANSAAEEPAKIVLIGERADEITREVLSAQLMMFE, encoded by the coding sequence ATGGCAAAACGCGATGATGATTTGGAATTTAGTATCAATGCGCCGTTTGATGATGGGCGAGCGGTTATCGATAAAGTTCCGCTGTATTTGGTGAATGGCTCGTTGGGCGCTGGAAAAACTAGTGCTCTTGAGTTTTTATTGCAACAAAGTGACTATAAGGGTTCTCGGGTGATTGAGAATGAATATGCTAATGAAAACGTTGACGGATATCGATTGGAAAAGTTGGCGGATATTGTGACGACTTTGGCTGGCGATTGTGTCTGTTGTTCGTCGAAGCACGCATTGACGCGAATGTTACTTGACTTTTGTCGCAATTCCCCCGCCCCAGTGTTTATTGAGGCGACTGGTGTGGCGCGAACGATGAATTTGGTTGAGAAATTGATTAATGCACAAATATTCAATAAGTATGAGTTGGCTCAGAGTTTTTATGTTATTGACGCACATGAGATTTTACGTGGAATTGAGCCGGCGCATGAAATTGAACTGCAAGCGGCTGATATGATTTTAGTAACCAAAGAAGATTTGCTAGGTGACGACGAGCGACTGCAATATGAATCCAAGCTGAACTCCCTGCCTTACGGAAAAATACTGAGCGCGCCACGAGGTAAATTTGATATCAATAAAATGACGACGCCATCGGGACTACTAACGTTTTTTGATAAGTACGACGGCGAATTGGCGGTGCCGGATAATCCGACATATGCGGTGCTGGATGTTTCTGGTATGAAAATTGCTGCGGCGACTCTGGAAAAAATTTGGCCGGAACTTTTTGATGCTTATAAACTCAGGCGAATGAAGGGTTGTTTTATTGATGATAATGGTGCGCGGCATCATTTGGAGGCGACGGAAAATCAGATTCAAATAGCTAATTCTGCGGCGGAAGAGCCAGCAAAAATTGTGCTAATTGGTGAACGTGCGGACGAAATTACGCGTGAAGTTTTGTCTGCGCAATTGATGATGTTTGAATAA
- the der gene encoding ribosome biogenesis GTPase Der, whose product MSKLPTVAIIGQANVGKSSLFNRLTRSRTAIVAREAGTTRDNVVGKVSYKRRNVDSTPSDDYSQFWLIDTAGLKTAEDEFEATIQDQIADASAAADVILVTVDSSAYPSDADRQLAKKALKSGKPVILIANKADLKGSLSIDEFKRLGIKNIIKTSAEHSIGISELLDSIAELIPPATETAPDDIIRVALIGRPNVGKSNLFNTLAGKQQAIVANVAGTTRDVNRVQVRYHGQTIELLDTAGIRRQGKQETGIEKFSVLRTMQAINEADVCLLLMDVNELNVQLDQRLAGIIDEAGKGLVLVVSKWDSVEGKDAYTHDEIAPQISYNFKFTPYAPLIFTSSVTGQNVAKLFDLALDIYKRRRQECKTRALNDILQKAIAAHPPAGLKNSHPKLRYIVQTDVAPPWFVIYGSNLKFVHWSYKRYLERTLREAFNFAGTPIKMSFRDEKQLKANRERVARGLAPVTKAYKQAKNAEKLA is encoded by the coding sequence ATGTCTAAATTACCAACAGTCGCTATCATCGGACAAGCCAACGTCGGCAAAAGCTCACTATTTAATCGCTTGACGCGCTCTCGCACGGCCATCGTCGCCAGGGAAGCTGGAACAACTCGCGACAACGTTGTTGGTAAAGTCTCATACAAACGACGTAACGTCGACTCTACGCCGTCAGATGACTATTCGCAATTTTGGCTCATCGACACGGCCGGACTTAAGACTGCCGAGGACGAATTCGAGGCGACCATTCAGGACCAAATCGCTGACGCCTCCGCCGCCGCTGATGTAATACTCGTAACCGTCGACTCCTCTGCATATCCTTCCGACGCTGATCGACAATTGGCCAAAAAAGCCCTAAAAAGCGGTAAGCCAGTCATTCTAATAGCCAATAAAGCAGACTTAAAAGGCTCTCTTTCTATCGACGAATTCAAACGACTCGGCATTAAAAACATCATAAAAACTTCCGCCGAGCACAGCATTGGCATTTCGGAGCTTCTTGACAGCATTGCCGAACTTATTCCGCCAGCCACCGAAACTGCACCTGACGACATCATTCGCGTTGCACTAATTGGTCGACCAAACGTCGGCAAAAGTAATCTATTCAATACCTTAGCTGGCAAGCAGCAAGCCATTGTCGCCAACGTCGCCGGCACAACTCGCGACGTAAACCGCGTTCAAGTTCGTTATCACGGTCAGACGATTGAATTGCTCGACACCGCTGGAATTCGCCGCCAAGGAAAGCAGGAAACGGGAATTGAAAAGTTCTCAGTTCTTCGCACAATGCAAGCCATCAACGAAGCCGACGTTTGTCTGCTTCTTATGGACGTCAATGAGCTTAACGTTCAATTGGATCAGCGCCTAGCTGGAATTATTGACGAGGCGGGCAAGGGACTGGTTCTGGTTGTCAGCAAGTGGGATTCCGTCGAAGGTAAGGACGCTTACACGCACGACGAAATCGCCCCACAAATCAGCTATAACTTCAAGTTCACGCCGTACGCGCCGTTAATATTCACCTCTTCTGTCACTGGGCAGAATGTAGCTAAGTTATTCGACCTAGCGCTTGATATTTATAAACGCCGACGCCAAGAATGTAAAACTCGTGCCTTAAACGACATTTTACAGAAAGCCATCGCCGCACATCCGCCAGCTGGTCTGAAAAATTCACACCCGAAACTGCGCTACATTGTCCAGACGGACGTTGCTCCGCCGTGGTTTGTTATCTACGGCAGTAATCTGAAATTTGTCCACTGGAGCTACAAACGTTATCTGGAGCGAACTTTACGTGAAGCTTTCAATTTTGCGGGAACGCCGATTAAAATGTCTTTCCGTGACGAAAAACAATTAAAAGCCAATCGTGAACGCGTTGCGCGCGGTCTGGCACCAGTCACCAAAGCCTACAAGCAGGCCAAGAACGCCGAAAAGCTCGCTTAA